Below is a genomic region from Bacillota bacterium.
CAGTTTTATTGATTGCTGTCATTTGCTATTTGATTTATGGACTGTTATTTGGATTTGCAGGTTATCGCTTATCTATGGCTCAAAGTGTTTTTGGAAGCGAGCCAAAACCTGATGCCCAAAAACTTTATGAAACATCAGTCTACATGGCTCTAAAAGCCAGTGAGACCCGTGAAGCAGCAGCTTCTGAAAAATTTGATTTTTCCAAAATATCATCTGAGTTAAAAAAGGATTACCTTAAGGATTCAAAGAATTACAGTTTTTTGAAACTGCCTGTTTCAAATCCCAAAAAGGTTATATTCAGCAAGGCGATGTCGTATACAGATATAACGGGCATATACTTTCCTGTTACGGCTGAGGCTAACGTCAACACGAATGATTTAGATTTTAACCTGCCCTTTACTATGGCGCATGAAATGGCACACAGCGCTATGGTAACACGAGAGGCTGAGGCTAATTTTACAGCCTTTTTAATCTGCAGTGACAGTGATGACCCGCTTATAAGATATTCTGCGTATGTCAATGCTTTAACATACAGCATGAATGCTCTTTATGACACTGATAAGGACAAGTTTAATAAATTGATCCCCTATATCAGCACCGGAGTTATAGAAGATCTTAGAGCACAAAACAACCATTGGGCTAAATATAATGGCGTAGTCGCTGACGTTTCTCAGAAAATTAATGATGCGCATATAAAAATCAGCGGTCAGCCTGCGGGCGTAGCGAGTTATGGAAAAGTAACTGATTTGCTGATTGAGTGGTATTCCAATCGCAAATCATAAAAATGTTACTTTACTCATATAATTATAAAGAGCATATTTATTCGAATTTGGTGAATAAATATACACAAAATGTAAAAAAAACTATTGAATATGTAAACAAATTGTGATAAAGTTAGAGCAATAAGTTTTTATTGGGAGGTTACATATGAAAAAGTTTTTTGCAATTATGTTATCTGCTGCAATGCTTCTGACTATGCTTGTTGGATGCGGCAGTGCAAAAACTAGTCAAACTTCAAAGTCATCTGACAATTCAGAAACGACAAACTCTACAAAAACAACCAGTTCAGCAAAAATTGATAAAATTAAAGCTGCAGGAAAGCTTGTAATGTACACGAATGCAGAATTTCCGCCATATGAGTTTATGAAGGGCAGCGATTATGCAGGCGTAGATGTTGAAATCGGCAAAAAAATTGCGGATAAACTTGGTGTTAAACTTGAAATCAATAATACCAACTTTGATGGAATTGTTGCATCCATTGGTTCCGGTAAGGGTGATATCGGGCTTTCAGGTATTACAATAACAGATGAGAGAAAAGAGCAAGTGGATTTTTCACATCCTTATGTTGACTCTGTTCAATATCTGATTGTGGCTAATGATTCGCCTCTCCAATATGTAGAAGATTTTGCTGGCAAAAATGTCGGCGGTCAGACTGGAACTACAGGTGCACTTCTGATGCAGGATGAAATAGATAAAGGCGTTCTTAAAGGTTCAAACGCAAAAGTTACAACATACGACAGCGCGCCGACTGCTATGCTTGATTTGAAATCAAAGAGGATCGATGCTGTTGTTATTGACAAAGAGACCGCAATTAACCTTGCAAAAGAGAACACAGGTTATAAATCTATTCCTCTTAAATATAAGAACGGCAATCCTATGACAGAACAGTATGGTATTGCAGTTGCGAAGGGCAGCGATGATCTTTTAAAGGTTATCAATGAAGTTGTTGACGATATGGTTTCTAAGGGCGAAGTCACAAATCTCGTTAATCAATACACCGAACAGAAGTAATTTTATTTAATATGTCGTTTGCACTATAACTGTGCAAACGACATTTCCATGTTTTTGGAGGGTCAATGGCTGATTTAATTACAAACTTCAACCGAACCTTTATTACCGACAGCCGATATAAGCTTTTCTTGCAGGGACTTGAGGCAACGCTTGTTATTGCTTTTTTTGCAACAATAATAGGTATTTTAATTGGTATACTTGTAGCTGTGCTCAAAGTATACATATACCAATCTAAGGGCCAGGTAAAAAACGGTTTTTTAAAGGTTGTTCATAAAATTATAGATTTAATTCTTGATACATACCTTACTCTGTTTAGAGGAACACCA
It encodes:
- a CDS encoding DUF3810 domain-containing protein, with amino-acid sequence MKTSILNYKTEIIQTAAAAAVSVIYMIILTICKSSSRIVENIFVPIANYLSIPLKTVFGIFPFSVFEWFILLLLPIAALIVFLFYRKYKNMSTLHFTLRAITTVLLIAVICYLIYGLLFGFAGYRLSMAQSVFGSEPKPDAQKLYETSVYMALKASETREAAASEKFDFSKISSELKKDYLKDSKNYSFLKLPVSNPKKVIFSKAMSYTDITGIYFPVTAEANVNTNDLDFNLPFTMAHEMAHSAMVTREAEANFTAFLICSDSDDPLIRYSAYVNALTYSMNALYDTDKDKFNKLIPYISTGVIEDLRAQNNHWAKYNGVVADVSQKINDAHIKISGQPAGVASYGKVTDLLIEWYSNRKS
- a CDS encoding transporter substrate-binding domain-containing protein, whose translation is MKKFFAIMLSAAMLLTMLVGCGSAKTSQTSKSSDNSETTNSTKTTSSAKIDKIKAAGKLVMYTNAEFPPYEFMKGSDYAGVDVEIGKKIADKLGVKLEINNTNFDGIVASIGSGKGDIGLSGITITDERKEQVDFSHPYVDSVQYLIVANDSPLQYVEDFAGKNVGGQTGTTGALLMQDEIDKGVLKGSNAKVTTYDSAPTAMLDLKSKRIDAVVIDKETAINLAKENTGYKSIPLKYKNGNPMTEQYGIAVAKGSDDLLKVINEVVDDMVSKGEVTNLVNQYTEQK